In one Drosophila pseudoobscura strain MV-25-SWS-2005 chromosome X, UCI_Dpse_MV25, whole genome shotgun sequence genomic region, the following are encoded:
- the Trf4-1 gene encoding non-canonical poly(A) RNA polymerase protein Trf4-1 isoform X5, with the protein MDPFVGWFQKEQEGPSLRTWLKIWETNAQEMGALLDQQLQLATNNGGGGGGSSNLGGTKSSISSTNTTTTTNTTNTTTITTATNSTNDSNCNSNGNGKPFLSRPAAAASSSSTLSRVLNFRADSLEILPQINGNSNSNNSSPAAAEDNNSNSSSSSSSSSSSSSSSSSSSNISASNEAVVTSTNSIIGSAAGAAEATVATTSSISTTSTSTPATTTTTTAAATATATAAATTAAAAAAAAAGGTVAAVMNDTTNQSNRTNIIYYNPSRKKRPENNKVGVTHYYMNNHMAMIAKYKGEPWRKPDYPYGEGVVGLHEEIEHFYQYVLPTPCEHAIRNEVVKRIENVVHTIWPQAVVEIFGSFRTGLFLPTSDIDLVVLGLWEKLPLRTLEYELVNRGIAEACTVRVLDKASVPIIKLTDRETQVKVDISFNMQSGVQSAELIKKFKRDYPVLGKLVLVLKQFLLLRDLNEVFTGGISSYSLILMCISFLQLHPRGIYHDTTNLGVLLLEFFELYGRRFNYMRIGISIKNGGRYMAKDELQRDMVDGHRPSLLCIEDPLTPGNDIGRSSYGVFHVQQAFKCAYRVLALAVSPLNLLGIDPRTDSVLGRIIHITDDVIDYREWIRENFEHLLLVDRISPMPPGYTPNGTKYVIMPSGTVVQQIYHPVQVQAHGHAGHGHAHAHLGQPYTTTTTTAVAVAVPATQQQHQHQQQHQQSQPPTQQQQHQQQQQHQQQQHQQQQVRHRRGSTSSGDDSEDSKDCEIVEVSPTTGTGTATAPSTAAAGSTVVPMEIIDISSSPPPNGRSAATVVPITLAMPMPMPVSAVGMTLPIVVAAAASRSHSTTTSSSSTNMSWSGNGNGSRNSGNGNGNGNGNNNNNSSSAGSSQQHHHHHHQQQQQQQQEEEDDRHSTGSNDAIAGVSLSTTPPNGGGGGRHYNNQRNSNNNNNNNSYYRQQFYVPPPMQQQQQQQQQQQQQQTTLNKATYQHHSNNNSHHQQQQQRHHHHQSQQLQQQQQHQSQQQQQQQHVQQQQQRPQHLRQSVNRYQKPAVVASNNSNRLPPLRGTLVNSLSAISIISISSESSVASSSSSSSTRSGKNRPQKSR; encoded by the exons ATGGATCCATTTGTTGGCTGGTTTCAGAAGGAACAGGAGGGACCATCGCTGCGCACATGGTTAAAGATTTGGGAGACGAATGCCCAGGAAATGGGAGCATTGCTTGATCAGCAGCTACAGCTGGCGACCAAcaacggaggaggaggaggaggcagcagcaacctaGGAGGCACCAaaagcagcatcagcagcaccaacaccaccaccaccacaaacaccaccaacaccacaaCAATAACAACGGCCACGAATAGCACCAAcgacagcaactgcaacagcaacggcaacggcaagcCTTTTCTGTCGCgacccgccgccgccgccagcagcagcagcacgctGAGTCGCGTGCTCAACTTTCGTGCGGATTCACTTGAAATCCTGCCTCAAatcaacggcaacagcaacagcaacaacagcagccccgCAGCGGCTGAAGACAACAACTCCAATAGcagctcgagcagcagcagcagctctagCAGTAGCTCGAGCAGCAGTAGCTCGAGCAACATCAGTGCCAGCAACGAAGCGGTTGTTACCTCAACAAACAGCATTATaggatcagcagcaggagcagcggaaGCAACAGTTGCAACCACCAGCAGCATTAGCACTACGAGTACAAGCACTCCTGCAACAACGACGACCACtaccgcagcagcaacagcaacggcaacggcagcggcaacaactgcagcagcagcagcagcagcagcagcaggtggaaCGGTTGCAGCCGTAATGAATGATACGACAAACCAAAGTAACCGCACAAACATCATTTATTATAATCCGTCTCGTAAGAAACGGCCGGAGAACAACAAAGTAGGCGTCACTCACTATTATATGAACAATCATATGGCAATGATAGCAAAATACAAGGGTGAACCCTGGCGCAAGCCAGACTATCCCTATGGCGAGGGTGTGGTGGGGCTGCACGAAGAGATTGAGCATTTCTATCAGTATGTATTGCCCACGCCCTGTGAGCACGCCATACGGAATGAGGTTGTGAAGCGGATCGAGAACGTGGTCCATACCATTTGGCCACAGGCGGTGGTCGAGATATTTGGCTCATTTCGCACTGGACTCTTTTTGCCCACCTCTGATATTGATCTCGTTGTCTTGG GTTTGTGGGAGAAATTACCATTGAGAACGCTGGAATATGAGCTGGTGAATCGCGGCATTGCCGAGGCCTGCACGGTACGTGTTTTGGATAAGGCATCGGTGCCGATCATCAAGCTGACGGACCGCGAGACTCAGGTGAAGGTCGACATATCGTTCAATATGCAATCGGGCGTCCAGTCCGCGGAGCTTATCAAGAAGTTCAAGCGCGACTATCCAGTGCTGGGGAAGCTGGTTCTGGTGCTCAAgcagttcctgctgctgcgtgaTCTCAACGAGGTGTTCACCGGCGGCATCTCATCCTATTCGCTGATCCTCATGTGCATCAGCTTCCTGCAGCTGCATCCGCGTGGCATCTACCATGACACCACCAATTTGGGCGTACTGCTGCTCGAGTTCTTCGAACTCTACGGCAGGCGTTTCAATTACATGCGTATTGGAATCTCGATCAAGAATGGGGGACGCTATATGGCCAAGGATGAGCTGCAGCGCGACATGGTCGATGGCCATCGACCGTCGCTGCTCTGTATCGAGGATCCGCTGACGCCCGGCAATGACATTGGACGCAGCAGCTATGGGGTGTTCCATGTCCAGCAGGCGTTCAAGTGCGCCTACCGTGTCCTCGCGCTCGCCGTCAGCCCACTCAATCTCCTGGGCATCGATCCGCGTACTGATTCAGTGCTGG GTCGCATTATCCACATAACCGACGATGTCATCGATTATCGCGAATGGATACGCGAGAATTTCGAACATCTGCTGCTAGTGGATCGCATTTCCCCGATGCCGCCCGGCTATACCCCAAATGGAACCAAATATGTGATTATGCCCTCCGGCACTGTGGTCCAACAGATCTATCATCCGGTGCAGGTCCAAGCCCACGGCCATGCGGGGCATGGGCATGCGCACGCCCATCTCGGCCAGCCAtatacgacgacgacgacgacagcggtggctgtggcggtgcccgccacccagcagcagcatcagcaccagcaacagcaccagcaatcGCAGCCGCCgacgcaacagcagcagcaccagcagcagcagcagcaccaacagcagcagcatcagcagcagcaggtgcggCATCGGCGGGGCAGCACCTCGTCGGGTGATGATTCCGAGGATAGCAAAGACTGTGAGATTGTGGAAGTGTCGCCAACAACGGGAACAGGAACGGCAACAGCACcgagcacagcagcagctggttCCACGGTTGTGCCCATGGAGATAATCGACATAAGCTCATCCCCCCCGCCCAATGGCCGGAGTGCCGCCACCGTGGTGCCCATTACGCtggccatgcccatgccgatGCCAGTGTCCGCCGTCGGTATGACGTTGCCGATTgtggtggcagcagcagccagcaggagcCACAGCACCACgaccagcagtagcagcaccAACATGAGCTGGAgcgggaatggaaatgggagcCGAAACAGcgggaatggcaatggaaacggaaacgggaacaacaacaacaatagctcCTCAGCGGGCTCGTCG cagcagcaccaccaccaccaccatcaacagcagcagcagcagcaacaggaggaggaggatgatcgCCATTCGACGGGAAGCAATGATGCCATAGCAGGAGTATCTCTGTCCACGACACCACcaaatggaggaggaggcgggcGGCACTACAACAATCAGcgcaacagcaataacaacaacaacaacaacagctactATCGCCAGCAGTTTTATGTCCCGCCAccgatgcagcagcagcagcaacaacaacaacagcagcagcagcagcagacgacaTTAAACAAAGCCACGTATCAGCatcacagcaacaacaatagccatcatcagcagcagcagcaacgtcatcatcatcatcagagccagcaactgcagcagcaacagcagcaccagagccagcaacagcagcagcagcagcatgtgcaacagcaacagcagcgtcCGCAGCATTTGCGACAATCTGTGAATCGCTATCAAAAGCCAGCGGTTGTAGCAAGCAATAATAGCAACAGATTGCCACCGCTGCGTGGCACTTTAGTGAACTCCTTGTCTGCTATATCAATCATTTCCATATCCTCCGAGTCAtcggtggccagcagcagttcgTCCTCGTCAACTAGATCCGGAAAGAATCGTCCACAAAAGTCGCGATAG
- the Trf4-1 gene encoding non-canonical poly(A) RNA polymerase protein Trf4-1 isoform X4 has protein sequence MDPFVGWFQKEQEGPSLRTWLKIWETNAQEMGALLDQQLQLATNNGGGGGGSSNLGGTKSSISSTNTTTTTNTTNTTTITTATNSTNDSNCNSNGNGKPFLSRPAAAASSSSTLSRVLNFRADSLEILPQINGNSNSNNSSPAAAEDNNSNSSSSSSSSSSSSSSSSSSSNISASNEAVVTSTNSIIGSAAGAAEATVATTSSISTTSTSTPATTTTTTAAATATATAAATTAAAAAAAAAGGTVAAVMNDTTNQSNRTNIIYYNPSRKKRPENNKVGVTHYYMNNHMAMIAKYKGEPWRKPDYPYGEGVVGLHEEIEHFYQYVLPTPCEHAIRNEVVKRIENVVHTIWPQAVVEIFGSFRTGLFLPTSDIDLVVLGLWEKLPLRTLEYELVNRGIAEACTVRVLDKASVPIIKLTDRETQVKVDISFNMQSGVQSAELIKKFKRDYPVLGKLVLVLKQFLLLRDLNEVFTGGISSYSLILMCISFLQLHPRGIYHDTTNLGVLLLEFFELYGRRFNYMRIGISIKNGGRYMAKDELQRDMVDGHRPSLLCIEDPLTPGNDIGRSSYGVFHVQQAFKCAYRVLALAVSPLNLLGIDPRTDSVLGRIIHITDDVIDYREWIRENFEHLLLVDRISPMPPGYTPNGTKYVIMPSGTVVQQIYHPVQVQAHGHAGHGHAHAHLGQPYTTTTTTAVAVAVPATQQQHQHQQQHQQSQPPTQQQQHQQQQQHQQQQHQQQQVRHRRGSTSSGDDSEDSKDCEIVEVSPTTGTGTATAPSTAAAGSTVVPMEIIDISSSPPPNGRSAATVVPITLAMPMPMPVSAVGMTLPIVVAAAASRSHSTTTSSSSTNMSWSGNGNGSRNSGNGNGNGNGNNNNNSSSAGSSQQQHHHHHHQQQQQQQQEEEDDRHSTGSNDAIAGVSLSTTPPNGGGGGRHYNNQRNSNNNNNNNSYYRQQFYVPPPMQQQQQQQQQQQQQQTTLNKATYQHHSNNNSHHQQQQQRHHHHQSQQLQQQQQHQSQQQQQQQHVQQQQQRPQHLRQSVNRYQKPAVVASNNSNRLPPLRGTLVNSLSAISIISISSESSVASSSSSSSTRSGKNRPQKSR, from the exons ATGGATCCATTTGTTGGCTGGTTTCAGAAGGAACAGGAGGGACCATCGCTGCGCACATGGTTAAAGATTTGGGAGACGAATGCCCAGGAAATGGGAGCATTGCTTGATCAGCAGCTACAGCTGGCGACCAAcaacggaggaggaggaggaggcagcagcaacctaGGAGGCACCAaaagcagcatcagcagcaccaacaccaccaccaccacaaacaccaccaacaccacaaCAATAACAACGGCCACGAATAGCACCAAcgacagcaactgcaacagcaacggcaacggcaagcCTTTTCTGTCGCgacccgccgccgccgccagcagcagcagcacgctGAGTCGCGTGCTCAACTTTCGTGCGGATTCACTTGAAATCCTGCCTCAAatcaacggcaacagcaacagcaacaacagcagccccgCAGCGGCTGAAGACAACAACTCCAATAGcagctcgagcagcagcagcagctctagCAGTAGCTCGAGCAGCAGTAGCTCGAGCAACATCAGTGCCAGCAACGAAGCGGTTGTTACCTCAACAAACAGCATTATaggatcagcagcaggagcagcggaaGCAACAGTTGCAACCACCAGCAGCATTAGCACTACGAGTACAAGCACTCCTGCAACAACGACGACCACtaccgcagcagcaacagcaacggcaacggcagcggcaacaactgcagcagcagcagcagcagcagcagcaggtggaaCGGTTGCAGCCGTAATGAATGATACGACAAACCAAAGTAACCGCACAAACATCATTTATTATAATCCGTCTCGTAAGAAACGGCCGGAGAACAACAAAGTAGGCGTCACTCACTATTATATGAACAATCATATGGCAATGATAGCAAAATACAAGGGTGAACCCTGGCGCAAGCCAGACTATCCCTATGGCGAGGGTGTGGTGGGGCTGCACGAAGAGATTGAGCATTTCTATCAGTATGTATTGCCCACGCCCTGTGAGCACGCCATACGGAATGAGGTTGTGAAGCGGATCGAGAACGTGGTCCATACCATTTGGCCACAGGCGGTGGTCGAGATATTTGGCTCATTTCGCACTGGACTCTTTTTGCCCACCTCTGATATTGATCTCGTTGTCTTGG GTTTGTGGGAGAAATTACCATTGAGAACGCTGGAATATGAGCTGGTGAATCGCGGCATTGCCGAGGCCTGCACGGTACGTGTTTTGGATAAGGCATCGGTGCCGATCATCAAGCTGACGGACCGCGAGACTCAGGTGAAGGTCGACATATCGTTCAATATGCAATCGGGCGTCCAGTCCGCGGAGCTTATCAAGAAGTTCAAGCGCGACTATCCAGTGCTGGGGAAGCTGGTTCTGGTGCTCAAgcagttcctgctgctgcgtgaTCTCAACGAGGTGTTCACCGGCGGCATCTCATCCTATTCGCTGATCCTCATGTGCATCAGCTTCCTGCAGCTGCATCCGCGTGGCATCTACCATGACACCACCAATTTGGGCGTACTGCTGCTCGAGTTCTTCGAACTCTACGGCAGGCGTTTCAATTACATGCGTATTGGAATCTCGATCAAGAATGGGGGACGCTATATGGCCAAGGATGAGCTGCAGCGCGACATGGTCGATGGCCATCGACCGTCGCTGCTCTGTATCGAGGATCCGCTGACGCCCGGCAATGACATTGGACGCAGCAGCTATGGGGTGTTCCATGTCCAGCAGGCGTTCAAGTGCGCCTACCGTGTCCTCGCGCTCGCCGTCAGCCCACTCAATCTCCTGGGCATCGATCCGCGTACTGATTCAGTGCTGG GTCGCATTATCCACATAACCGACGATGTCATCGATTATCGCGAATGGATACGCGAGAATTTCGAACATCTGCTGCTAGTGGATCGCATTTCCCCGATGCCGCCCGGCTATACCCCAAATGGAACCAAATATGTGATTATGCCCTCCGGCACTGTGGTCCAACAGATCTATCATCCGGTGCAGGTCCAAGCCCACGGCCATGCGGGGCATGGGCATGCGCACGCCCATCTCGGCCAGCCAtatacgacgacgacgacgacagcggtggctgtggcggtgcccgccacccagcagcagcatcagcaccagcaacagcaccagcaatcGCAGCCGCCgacgcaacagcagcagcaccagcagcagcagcagcaccaacagcagcagcatcagcagcagcaggtgcggCATCGGCGGGGCAGCACCTCGTCGGGTGATGATTCCGAGGATAGCAAAGACTGTGAGATTGTGGAAGTGTCGCCAACAACGGGAACAGGAACGGCAACAGCACcgagcacagcagcagctggttCCACGGTTGTGCCCATGGAGATAATCGACATAAGCTCATCCCCCCCGCCCAATGGCCGGAGTGCCGCCACCGTGGTGCCCATTACGCtggccatgcccatgccgatGCCAGTGTCCGCCGTCGGTATGACGTTGCCGATTgtggtggcagcagcagccagcaggagcCACAGCACCACgaccagcagtagcagcaccAACATGAGCTGGAgcgggaatggaaatgggagcCGAAACAGcgggaatggcaatggaaacggaaacgggaacaacaacaacaatagctcCTCAGCGGGCTCGTCG cagcagcagcaccaccaccaccaccatcaacagcagcagcagcagcaacaggaggaggaggatgatcgCCATTCGACGGGAAGCAATGATGCCATAGCAGGAGTATCTCTGTCCACGACACCACcaaatggaggaggaggcgggcGGCACTACAACAATCAGcgcaacagcaataacaacaacaacaacaacagctactATCGCCAGCAGTTTTATGTCCCGCCAccgatgcagcagcagcagcaacaacaacaacagcagcagcagcagcagacgacaTTAAACAAAGCCACGTATCAGCatcacagcaacaacaatagccatcatcagcagcagcagcaacgtcatcatcatcatcagagccagcaactgcagcagcaacagcagcaccagagccagcaacagcagcagcagcagcatgtgcaacagcaacagcagcgtcCGCAGCATTTGCGACAATCTGTGAATCGCTATCAAAAGCCAGCGGTTGTAGCAAGCAATAATAGCAACAGATTGCCACCGCTGCGTGGCACTTTAGTGAACTCCTTGTCTGCTATATCAATCATTTCCATATCCTCCGAGTCAtcggtggccagcagcagttcgTCCTCGTCAACTAGATCCGGAAAGAATCGTCCACAAAAGTCGCGATAG
- the Trf4-1 gene encoding non-canonical poly(A) RNA polymerase protein Trf4-1 isoform X1, whose amino-acid sequence MDPFVGWFQKEQEGPSLRTWLKIWETNAQEMGALLDQQLQLATNNGGGGGGSSNLGGTKSSISSTNTTTTTNTTNTTTITTATNSTNDSNCNSNGNGKPFLSRPAAAASSSSTLSRVLNFRADSLEILPQINGNSNSNNSSPAAAEDNNSNSSSSSSSSSSSSSSSSSSSNISASNEAVVTSTNSIIGSAAGAAEATVATTSSISTTSTSTPATTTTTTAAATATATAAATTAAAAAAAAAGGTVAAVMNDTTNQSNRTNIIYYNPSRKKRPENNKVGVTHYYMNNHMAMIAKYKGEPWRKPDYPYGEGVVGLHEEIEHFYQYVLPTPCEHAIRNEVVKRIENVVHTIWPQAVVEIFGSFRTGLFLPTSDIDLVVLGLWEKLPLRTLEYELVNRGIAEACTVRVLDKASVPIIKLTDRETQVKVDISFNMQSGVQSAELIKKFKRDYPVLGKLVLVLKQFLLLRDLNEVFTGGISSYSLILMCISFLQLHPRGIYHDTTNLGVLLLEFFELYGRRFNYMRIGISIKNGGRYMAKDELQRDMVDGHRPSLLCIEDPLTPGNDIGRSSYGVFHVQQAFKCAYRVLALAVSPLNLLGIDPRTDSVLGRIIHITDDVIDYREWIRENFEHLLLVDRISPMPPGYTPNGTKYVIMPSGTVVQQIYHPVQVQAHGHAGHGHAHAHLGQPYTTTTTTAVAVAVPATQQQHQHQQQHQQSQPPTQQQQHQQQQQHQQQQHQQQQVRHRRGSTSSGDDSEDSKDCEIVEVSPTTGTGTATAPSTAAAGSTVVPMEIIDISSSPPPNGRSAATVVPITLAMPMPMPVSAVGMTLPIVVAAAASRSHSTTTSSSSTNMSWSGNGNGSRNSGNGNGNGNGNNNNNSSSAGSSQQQQPQQFTVQFKQQPPPPQQQQQPQHQVAGYANMLAAIAAAAAGAGHPIQHQSHCLIQNPNPNQNQNQNHLRQLRGGVGIGIGGTAAAATAASMISSHQHTCITSSSQLQQPSDINVSSNHQQQQHHHHHHQQQQQQQQEEEDDRHSTGSNDAIAGVSLSTTPPNGGGGGRHYNNQRNSNNNNNNNSYYRQQFYVPPPMQQQQQQQQQQQQQQTTLNKATYQHHSNNNSHHQQQQQRHHHHQSQQLQQQQQHQSQQQQQQQHVQQQQQRPQHLRQSVNRYQKPAVVASNNSNRLPPLRGTLVNSLSAISIISISSESSVASSSSSSSTRSGKNRPQKSR is encoded by the exons ATGGATCCATTTGTTGGCTGGTTTCAGAAGGAACAGGAGGGACCATCGCTGCGCACATGGTTAAAGATTTGGGAGACGAATGCCCAGGAAATGGGAGCATTGCTTGATCAGCAGCTACAGCTGGCGACCAAcaacggaggaggaggaggaggcagcagcaacctaGGAGGCACCAaaagcagcatcagcagcaccaacaccaccaccaccacaaacaccaccaacaccacaaCAATAACAACGGCCACGAATAGCACCAAcgacagcaactgcaacagcaacggcaacggcaagcCTTTTCTGTCGCgacccgccgccgccgccagcagcagcagcacgctGAGTCGCGTGCTCAACTTTCGTGCGGATTCACTTGAAATCCTGCCTCAAatcaacggcaacagcaacagcaacaacagcagccccgCAGCGGCTGAAGACAACAACTCCAATAGcagctcgagcagcagcagcagctctagCAGTAGCTCGAGCAGCAGTAGCTCGAGCAACATCAGTGCCAGCAACGAAGCGGTTGTTACCTCAACAAACAGCATTATaggatcagcagcaggagcagcggaaGCAACAGTTGCAACCACCAGCAGCATTAGCACTACGAGTACAAGCACTCCTGCAACAACGACGACCACtaccgcagcagcaacagcaacggcaacggcagcggcaacaactgcagcagcagcagcagcagcagcagcaggtggaaCGGTTGCAGCCGTAATGAATGATACGACAAACCAAAGTAACCGCACAAACATCATTTATTATAATCCGTCTCGTAAGAAACGGCCGGAGAACAACAAAGTAGGCGTCACTCACTATTATATGAACAATCATATGGCAATGATAGCAAAATACAAGGGTGAACCCTGGCGCAAGCCAGACTATCCCTATGGCGAGGGTGTGGTGGGGCTGCACGAAGAGATTGAGCATTTCTATCAGTATGTATTGCCCACGCCCTGTGAGCACGCCATACGGAATGAGGTTGTGAAGCGGATCGAGAACGTGGTCCATACCATTTGGCCACAGGCGGTGGTCGAGATATTTGGCTCATTTCGCACTGGACTCTTTTTGCCCACCTCTGATATTGATCTCGTTGTCTTGG GTTTGTGGGAGAAATTACCATTGAGAACGCTGGAATATGAGCTGGTGAATCGCGGCATTGCCGAGGCCTGCACGGTACGTGTTTTGGATAAGGCATCGGTGCCGATCATCAAGCTGACGGACCGCGAGACTCAGGTGAAGGTCGACATATCGTTCAATATGCAATCGGGCGTCCAGTCCGCGGAGCTTATCAAGAAGTTCAAGCGCGACTATCCAGTGCTGGGGAAGCTGGTTCTGGTGCTCAAgcagttcctgctgctgcgtgaTCTCAACGAGGTGTTCACCGGCGGCATCTCATCCTATTCGCTGATCCTCATGTGCATCAGCTTCCTGCAGCTGCATCCGCGTGGCATCTACCATGACACCACCAATTTGGGCGTACTGCTGCTCGAGTTCTTCGAACTCTACGGCAGGCGTTTCAATTACATGCGTATTGGAATCTCGATCAAGAATGGGGGACGCTATATGGCCAAGGATGAGCTGCAGCGCGACATGGTCGATGGCCATCGACCGTCGCTGCTCTGTATCGAGGATCCGCTGACGCCCGGCAATGACATTGGACGCAGCAGCTATGGGGTGTTCCATGTCCAGCAGGCGTTCAAGTGCGCCTACCGTGTCCTCGCGCTCGCCGTCAGCCCACTCAATCTCCTGGGCATCGATCCGCGTACTGATTCAGTGCTGG GTCGCATTATCCACATAACCGACGATGTCATCGATTATCGCGAATGGATACGCGAGAATTTCGAACATCTGCTGCTAGTGGATCGCATTTCCCCGATGCCGCCCGGCTATACCCCAAATGGAACCAAATATGTGATTATGCCCTCCGGCACTGTGGTCCAACAGATCTATCATCCGGTGCAGGTCCAAGCCCACGGCCATGCGGGGCATGGGCATGCGCACGCCCATCTCGGCCAGCCAtatacgacgacgacgacgacagcggtggctgtggcggtgcccgccacccagcagcagcatcagcaccagcaacagcaccagcaatcGCAGCCGCCgacgcaacagcagcagcaccagcagcagcagcagcaccaacagcagcagcatcagcagcagcaggtgcggCATCGGCGGGGCAGCACCTCGTCGGGTGATGATTCCGAGGATAGCAAAGACTGTGAGATTGTGGAAGTGTCGCCAACAACGGGAACAGGAACGGCAACAGCACcgagcacagcagcagctggttCCACGGTTGTGCCCATGGAGATAATCGACATAAGCTCATCCCCCCCGCCCAATGGCCGGAGTGCCGCCACCGTGGTGCCCATTACGCtggccatgcccatgccgatGCCAGTGTCCGCCGTCGGTATGACGTTGCCGATTgtggtggcagcagcagccagcaggagcCACAGCACCACgaccagcagtagcagcaccAACATGAGCTGGAgcgggaatggaaatgggagcCGAAACAGcgggaatggcaatggaaacggaaacgggaacaacaacaacaatagctcCTCAGCGGGCTCGTCG cagcagcagcagccgcagcagttCACTGTCCAATTCaaacagcagccgccgccgccgcagcagcagcagcagccgcagcatcaGGTTGCCGGCTATGCGAACATGCTGGCCGCaattgccgccgctgccgccggtGCCGGCCATCCAATCCAACATCAGAGTCATTGTCTAATTCAGAATCCGaatccaaatcaaaatcagaatcagaatcaccTGCGCCAATTGCGTGGTGGAGTGGGGATTGGTATTGGTGgtacagcagcggcagcaactgCGGCCAGCATGATCAGCAGCCACCAGCATACATGTATAACCTCTTCATCACAACTACAACAGCCATCAGACATCAATGTGTCGTCcaaccaccagcagcagcagcaccaccaccaccaccatcaacagcagcagcagcagcaacaggaggaggaggatgatcgCCATTCGACGGGAAGCAATGATGCCATAGCAGGAGTATCTCTGTCCACGACACCACcaaatggaggaggaggcgggcGGCACTACAACAATCAGcgcaacagcaataacaacaacaacaacaacagctactATCGCCAGCAGTTTTATGTCCCGCCAccgatgcagcagcagcagcaacaacaacaacagcagcagcagcagcagacgacaTTAAACAAAGCCACGTATCAGCatcacagcaacaacaatagccatcatcagcagcagcagcaacgtcatcatcatcatcagagccagcaactgcagcagcaacagcagcaccagagccagcaacagcagcagcagcagcatgtgcaacagcaacagcagcgtcCGCAGCATTTGCGACAATCTGTGAATCGCTATCAAAAGCCAGCGGTTGTAGCAAGCAATAATAGCAACAGATTGCCACCGCTGCGTGGCACTTTAGTGAACTCCTTGTCTGCTATATCAATCATTTCCATATCCTCCGAGTCAtcggtggccagcagcagttcgTCCTCGTCAACTAGATCCGGAAAGAATCGTCCACAAAAGTCGCGATAG